From the genome of Penaeus chinensis breed Huanghai No. 1 chromosome 37, ASM1920278v2, whole genome shotgun sequence, one region includes:
- the LOC125045235 gene encoding helix-loop-helix protein 11-like isoform X2 produces MEQEKRIRREIANSNERRRMQSINAGFASLKTLLPHHEGEKLSKAAILQQTAEYIYQLEQEKTRLLSQNCQLKRLLNQQQHHADAEGSPTGGESPCDDGGSSGGEPVVVSTPVDNGAATEELRREMIDLRVQLDRERRHRMGLEEQIRSLEAQSYPERIKEIPHVKQEVHESKSEQSTVTAPAQAPGNVIGTVVGQVAGQVTSVVEVSTTPRPVATVKAESQNTATQQPQQSQPQQPIQQVHHHPHSHHHHIHAVPQQGPATTATTIPPTAANTTTTTTSHPPQRQPAPAAINRQTVPHSPQNQLPTTVVSASPATTIVTVVPTSKGGVESLPCSVFEALTASGRFGAKVEVEPAPRVPSPEATIEYVEDNKNHTVYIVNSTNAACQKSLDTICEAIRHLEGDHMFQTEEQHPRIEEEIITEETLTIEDHTGDQVTFGGTQVPVTIGGQVTLGEQVTLGSGQVTLAGEDEPITLHMVGEPQEVPLELTTTHRPSQHGSSISNVSRLPQQSTISLTTNSRVGQHTSGNSSSHSSNSRLPQQSPSHTTTFEAVPVCSISTTTSSLTSHSSSLLQASRPGVIVVKHP; encoded by the exons GCTGCCATCCTGCAACAGACAGCTGAATACATTTATCAGCTAGAGCAAGAGAAGACCCGTCTACTTTCTCAAAATTGTCAGTTGAAGCGCCTCCTCAACCAGCAGCAGCACCATGCAGATGCTGAAG GTAGTCCCACTGGAGGGGAGAGTCCCTGTGATGATGGAGGCAGCAGTGGTGGGGAGCCTGTGGTCGTCAGTACACCTGTTGACAATGGAGCTGCCACGGAAGAATTGCGACGTGAGATGATAGATCTGCGAGTTCAGTTGGATAGGGAGCGGCGCCATCGCATGGGCCTAGAAGAACAAATCCGGTCTCTGGAGGCACAGTCGTATCCTGAGCGCATAAAGGAGATCCCTCATGTA AAGCAAGAGGTTCACGAGTCCAAATCAGAACAGAGTACTGTAACTGCACCAGCACAAGCACCTGGCAATGTAATAGGGACAGTTGTAGGACAAGTAGCTGGCCAGGTGACAAGTGTTGTGGAAGTTAGCACAACTCCTCGTCCTGTTGCAACAGTGAAAGCAGAATCCCAGAATACAGCAACGCAGCAACCCCAGCAATCACAGCCACAACAGCCAATACAGCAGGTTCATCACCACCCTcactcacatcatcatcacattcatgcAGTG CCGCAGCAGGGACCTGCCACCACTGCTACCACCATACCACCAACTGCAGCTAataccaccacaaccactaccagTCATCCTCCCCAGCGCCAGCCAGCTCCAGCTGCCATCAACCGTCAAACAGTCCCTCACAGTCCACAGAATCAGTTGCCAACAACAGTTGTGTCTGCTTCTCCAGCCACAACAATTGTTACAGTTGTACCAACAtctaag GGAGGAGTAGAGTCTCTTCCATGCTCTGTTTTTGAGGCTCTAACAGCATCAGGTCGCTTTGGTGCTAAAGTAGAAGTTGAGCCAGCACCCCGTGTACCCTCGCCTGAAGCTACCATAGAGTATGTTGAAGATAACAAAAATCATAC TGTCTATATTGTAAATTCAACAAATGCAGCTTGCCAGAAGTCCCTAGATACTATTTGTGAAGCCATTCGGCACTTGGAAGGAGACCACATGTTCCAGACGGAAGAACAGCACCCACGTATTGAAGAGGAGATTATTACTGAAGAAACTCTAACTATTGAGGATCACACTGGTGATCAGGTTACCTTTGGAGGTACTCAGGTGCCTGTAACGATTGGTGGACAGGTAACGCTTGGTGAGCAGGTGACGCTGGGAAGTGGGCAGGTAACTTTGGCTGGAGAAGATGAGCCCATCACCCTCCACATGGTTGGAGAACCCCAGGAAGTTCCGCTTGAACTCACCACAACACATCGTCCCTCTCAACATGGATCAAGCATCTCTAATGTTAGCCGATTACCTCAGCAATCTACCATCAGCTTAACCACTAACAGTCGTGTGGGACAACACACTTCTGGTAACAGTTCCAGTCATTCAAGTAATTCTAGATTGCCACAGCAGTCTCCCAGTCACACTACAACATTTGAAGCAGTACCAGTTTGTagcatttctactactacttcttcactTACCTCTCACTCTTCAAGTTTACTGCAAGCCTCAAGACCTGGTGTTATTGTAGTGaaacatccataa